From a region of the Armatimonas rosea genome:
- a CDS encoding TPR end-of-group domain-containing protein yields MIFTQTPPSLQQLAQAFQAAYDAKRYLEASALGLYAISLGERQPEALYNTACALALAGDRDRAFSVLEQALKVGFDDAPLLKKDSDLESLRTDSRWAGILARTEKAAEKRRLALANPDRAPFVTDDIPRFWAAYDKAVAVPPGAQRASIFQSEYFDKATPGMKDWVRVRRASAAGVAGFVTANPKFFAAIRPATYEIAKQRPATVAAFRKFKALYPDAQFPASTFCIGAFYGGGTVSGRSLLMSAEMYTATPQTPTDELGRWQKLVLTPTHDLPFIIAHEMIHFQQRYNTLDMTLLRACIQEGSADFLGELCSGSVGQFHEREVFPYGNAHERELWERFQQDMLRFDRQKVWLYSDSGEGKRPDDLGYFMGYKICEAYYKNAADKKQAVHDILHISDFRAFLAASRYAEKFR; encoded by the coding sequence ACGCAGACTCCGCCCAGTCTTCAGCAGCTTGCTCAGGCGTTTCAGGCCGCCTACGATGCCAAGCGTTACTTAGAGGCGAGCGCACTGGGCCTCTACGCGATCTCTTTAGGGGAGCGCCAGCCCGAGGCGCTCTACAACACGGCCTGTGCACTTGCCCTCGCAGGGGACCGCGACCGGGCGTTCTCGGTGCTGGAGCAGGCGCTGAAGGTGGGCTTCGACGATGCCCCGCTCCTCAAGAAAGACTCGGACCTTGAGAGCCTGCGCACCGACTCGCGCTGGGCGGGGATTCTGGCGCGCACCGAAAAGGCCGCCGAGAAGCGCCGCCTCGCCCTGGCGAACCCGGACCGTGCGCCGTTTGTCACCGACGATATCCCGCGGTTTTGGGCGGCCTACGACAAGGCAGTTGCGGTTCCGCCGGGGGCACAACGCGCCTCGATCTTCCAGAGCGAGTACTTCGATAAGGCGACGCCGGGGATGAAGGACTGGGTGCGGGTGCGCCGCGCCAGCGCGGCGGGAGTGGCGGGCTTTGTGACAGCAAACCCGAAGTTCTTTGCCGCAATTCGCCCCGCGACCTACGAGATCGCCAAGCAGCGCCCGGCGACGGTCGCGGCGTTTCGCAAGTTCAAGGCGCTCTACCCCGACGCCCAGTTTCCTGCCTCGACTTTCTGTATCGGGGCGTTCTACGGCGGCGGGACGGTCTCGGGGCGGAGCCTCTTGATGAGCGCGGAGATGTACACCGCCACCCCCCAGACCCCCACCGACGAGCTGGGGCGCTGGCAGAAGCTCGTGCTCACCCCGACCCACGACCTGCCGTTTATCATCGCCCATGAGATGATCCACTTTCAGCAGCGCTACAACACGCTGGACATGACCCTGCTGCGCGCCTGCATCCAAGAGGGGAGCGCGGACTTTTTGGGTGAGCTCTGTTCCGGGAGCGTGGGGCAGTTCCACGAGCGCGAGGTCTTTCCCTACGGCAACGCCCACGAGCGTGAGCTCTGGGAGAGGTTTCAGCAGGACATGCTACGCTTCGATAGGCAGAAAGTCTGGCTCTACTCCGACAGCGGCGAGGGCAAGCGCCCCGATGACCTCGGCTACTTCATGGGCTACAAGATCTGTGAGGCGTACTACAAAAACGCCGCGGACAAGAAACAAGCCGTCCACGATATCCTCCACATCTCCGACTTCAGAGCGTTTCTTGCCGCCAGCCGCTACGCCGAGAAGTTTCGTTAG
- a CDS encoding DUF5995 family protein, which translates to MTLAAERERFLQEGTLADVFAVAYFHVTRLIPTVPLRYPTVTAAQQQAFYAAYANRASLPHWQPYLALAGDRRLRRGTDPGALLQTLLLRAMTAHITVDLPPVLVATRPPALAWESLAPDFFALDPLFDKALHASFDDFGRVTGRHLGALRTTHREALELGNWLLCRFGKGSVQLRHLRRTAWQNAQRVTFSQEMPYNTVR; encoded by the coding sequence GTGACCCTCGCCGCGGAGCGTGAGCGTTTCTTGCAGGAGGGGACCCTGGCAGATGTCTTTGCGGTGGCGTACTTCCACGTGACGCGCCTGATCCCCACGGTCCCCCTGCGCTACCCGACGGTCACAGCGGCGCAGCAGCAGGCGTTCTACGCGGCCTACGCCAACCGTGCAAGCCTGCCCCACTGGCAGCCGTACCTGGCACTTGCAGGAGACAGACGGCTCCGGCGCGGCACCGATCCCGGCGCTCTGCTCCAGACCCTGCTCCTGCGCGCGATGACCGCACACATCACCGTCGATCTCCCCCCCGTGCTTGTCGCAACCCGCCCTCCCGCTCTGGCATGGGAGAGCCTCGCGCCGGATTTCTTCGCTCTTGATCCTCTCTTTGATAAGGCCCTCCACGCCAGCTTCGATGACTTTGGGCGCGTGACGGGTCGGCATCTTGGAGCGCTACGCACCACCCACCGGGAGGCGCTGGAGCTAGGTAACTGGCTCCTCTGTCGCTTTGGGAAGGGCTCGGTTCAGCTACGCCACCTTCGCCGGACAGCGTGGCAAAACGCACAGCGGGTCACGTTTTCCCAAGAAATGCCGTACAATACGGTGAGATGA